In Paenibacillus sp. G2S3, a single window of DNA contains:
- a CDS encoding DUF2809 domain-containing protein, with amino-acid sequence MRVNALKERVIYGCICLIVIVLGLCSRAFSEQLPLFVSRHFGDALWGSMVYFMFRVLLVNRRQWIAFVWSLMFSFSIEFSQLYQAEWINSIRATILGGLILGKGFLWVDLVRYTVGIMLSYGLDQYFRPKLHRIDK; translated from the coding sequence ATGAGAGTCAATGCTTTAAAAGAAAGAGTTATTTATGGATGCATCTGCCTAATTGTTATTGTACTGGGGTTATGCTCTAGAGCATTCTCGGAACAGCTCCCCTTGTTTGTATCGAGACATTTTGGAGATGCGCTATGGGGAAGCATGGTTTACTTTATGTTTCGCGTACTGCTAGTGAATCGGAGGCAGTGGATCGCTTTTGTATGGAGTCTGATGTTTAGCTTCAGCATAGAATTTAGCCAACTATATCAAGCGGAGTGGATCAACAGCATTCGTGCTACCATACTGGGCGGGCTGATTCTCGGCAAAGGATTCCTATGGGTTGATCTTGTTAGATATACTGTTGGAATCATGCTTTCTTATGGATTGGATCAATACTTCCGTCCAAAACTGCACCGAATAGATAAATAG
- a CDS encoding lipid II flippase Amj family protein yields the protein MINSLIVVCLLTMIIHTAETLSYSVRYAGVKLNKIAIALSLTGIIVLVSRTANMIQAPLTAKFVDYAKIHSDFPLLNYLRIILLASSLGTLIAIAIFPTFVGLFGRIISKLEIEGSIPKLLTSVTIGQLKNTRKYIRKPKVNLYNFRYLGIPKRFIIMNVFVTAFYTVGVISSLYAAHLMPQYSTTASQASGLINGMATIMLTIFIDPQLGLITHKATENVEYRDQLGKIYVVLMGSRFLGTILAQLLIVPAAQLISMLVKLI from the coding sequence ATGATAAATAGCTTGATTGTAGTATGCTTGCTAACAATGATTATTCACACAGCAGAAACTTTATCCTATTCGGTAAGATACGCCGGAGTGAAGCTGAACAAGATAGCGATTGCGCTGTCTCTGACAGGCATTATAGTTCTCGTATCAAGAACTGCCAACATGATTCAAGCTCCACTAACGGCTAAATTCGTAGACTATGCCAAAATACATTCTGATTTCCCACTTCTTAATTATTTGAGAATTATATTATTAGCTTCTTCATTAGGGACATTAATAGCCATAGCTATTTTCCCTACCTTTGTAGGCTTGTTTGGAAGAATCATCTCTAAGCTTGAAATCGAGGGTTCTATTCCCAAGCTGCTTACCAGCGTAACGATCGGGCAGTTAAAGAATACTAGAAAATACATAAGAAAACCAAAAGTAAATCTATATAACTTTAGATATCTGGGGATTCCTAAACGTTTTATTATTATGAATGTTTTTGTTACAGCCTTTTACACCGTAGGTGTCATATCATCTTTGTACGCTGCTCATCTAATGCCTCAATATAGCACGACTGCTTCTCAAGCCTCAGGATTGATTAACGGAATGGCGACTATAATGCTGACCATATTTATCGACCCACAGCTTGGTCTTATTACTCATAAGGCCACTGAAAATGTAGAATACCGTGATCAGCTAGGAAAAATATATGTGGTATTGATGGGTTCACGATTTCTAGGTACTATACTTGCTCAGCTCCTAATTGTGCCCGCAGCCCAACTAATTAGCATGTTAGTGAAGCTGATATGA
- a CDS encoding SDR family oxidoreductase — MNSHLDRMHDRVALITGTSSGFGLLTALKLAGQGFKVVATMRDLSRKGELEQQAEQAGLLKQLHFMTMDVTDSDSIQATISSVHETFGRIDVLVNNAGFAIGGFIEEISMEEWRQQMETNFFGLVAVTKAVLPVMREQRSGTIINVGSISGLSGFPGYAPYAASKFAVEGFSESLRHEMSPYGIRVVLIEPGSFRTLIWGKGMAQIRQVEDSPYRDRLDAVLRYSKHTAETAPDPKQVADLIGRITEMKSPRLRYPIGKGTRILILGKTLLPWKWLERIIAKELR; from the coding sequence ATGAATTCACATCTAGATCGAATGCATGATCGAGTGGCCTTAATAACCGGTACCTCTAGTGGATTTGGACTGCTCACAGCCCTCAAACTAGCTGGGCAGGGATTCAAAGTTGTAGCAACCATGCGCGATTTGAGTCGTAAAGGCGAGCTTGAACAGCAGGCAGAGCAAGCAGGACTCTTGAAGCAGCTTCATTTTATGACCATGGATGTTACTGATAGTGATTCTATACAGGCTACTATATCCTCAGTGCACGAAACATTCGGAAGAATTGATGTTTTGGTAAATAATGCAGGCTTTGCTATAGGCGGCTTCATAGAAGAGATATCCATGGAGGAATGGCGCCAGCAAATGGAGACGAATTTTTTCGGATTAGTGGCGGTGACAAAAGCTGTGCTGCCAGTAATGCGAGAACAGAGAAGTGGTACGATTATTAACGTGGGGAGTATAAGCGGGTTGTCCGGTTTCCCGGGATATGCACCCTATGCAGCTTCCAAATTTGCAGTAGAAGGATTCAGTGAAAGTCTGCGTCATGAAATGTCTCCTTATGGAATACGTGTAGTATTAATTGAACCTGGCTCCTTCCGTACCCTGATCTGGGGAAAAGGAATGGCACAAATTCGTCAAGTCGAAGATTCTCCTTATAGAGACCGTCTGGACGCTGTGCTACGATATTCCAAGCATACCGCTGAAACTGCACCTGATCCAAAGCAAGTAGCAGATCTTATCGGTCGTATTACTGAAATGAAGTCACCAAGGCTTCGGTACCCTATCGGCAAAGGCACCCGGATCTTGATCTTAGGCAAAACGCTGCTCCCGTGGAAATGGCTGGAGAGAATTATTGCGAAAGAATTGAGGTGA
- a CDS encoding DUF4265 domain-containing protein — protein MLDSSGLHICFDPAGREIEILDVTPVGKDKYRIEETPIFNPSVTMGDIIRVKEELGIYYYQETVQKSHFKRYAWLLSKEAVDSAAISAFKQRITENDGKCEQIFGGLLVIHIPKNTLMDVDGEMNRIIERF, from the coding sequence ATGCTAGATTCGTCAGGACTACATATTTGCTTCGATCCAGCAGGCCGTGAAATAGAAATCCTTGATGTTACTCCAGTCGGTAAAGATAAATACCGCATCGAAGAGACGCCGATCTTTAATCCAAGTGTTACAATGGGTGATATTATACGGGTGAAAGAAGAGCTAGGGATCTATTACTATCAGGAAACTGTACAGAAATCTCATTTCAAAAGGTACGCTTGGCTCCTCAGTAAAGAGGCTGTTGATTCAGCAGCCATTTCTGCTTTTAAACAACGGATCACAGAGAATGATGGGAAATGTGAACAGATCTTTGGCGGTTTGTTGGTCATTCATATTCCTAAGAATACTTTGATGGACGTAGATGGGGAAATGAATCGCATTATTGAGCGGTTTTAA
- a CDS encoding alpha/beta hydrolase, with amino-acid sequence MNKPLKIILISIGALATAIVLFLVTVFVANIFLNKSDQAKIKPYGQSVSVDGKNMNVLIQGKGEETVVLLPGYGTVAPGLDFKLLIDELSPFYKVVVIEPFGYGLSDRTEKERTTENIVSEIHEAVKQLNIDRYILMAHSISGMYSLNYVNKYPNEVSAFVGIDNSIATEDRIGVKIPTGKLKLLRESGLGRLLFKSSGNPYAELPFDDETKEQLRLLTLRNTYNYTNLNEVEHMSSNYKGALNSTFPKDLPLLLFVQGDDTLLKDWISLHEEQVKNSVQGKLVKLDAGHYLHHTKSKEIAENFKTFMKEIK; translated from the coding sequence ATGAATAAACCGCTTAAAATTATACTTATTTCCATAGGGGCTTTAGCTACTGCAATAGTACTTTTTCTAGTGACTGTTTTTGTCGCTAATATTTTCCTCAATAAATCGGACCAAGCTAAAATAAAACCCTATGGTCAGTCTGTAAGCGTCGATGGTAAAAATATGAACGTTTTGATTCAAGGAAAGGGTGAAGAGACAGTCGTGCTCTTACCTGGTTATGGAACGGTGGCACCGGGACTTGATTTTAAGCTGTTAATAGATGAACTATCTCCATTTTACAAAGTTGTCGTGATTGAGCCTTTCGGTTATGGATTAAGTGATAGAACTGAAAAAGAGCGAACCACAGAAAACATTGTGAGTGAAATTCATGAAGCTGTAAAGCAGCTTAATATTGACCGTTATATTCTAATGGCACACTCTATTTCCGGTATGTACAGTTTGAATTATGTGAACAAATATCCAAACGAAGTGAGTGCATTTGTCGGGATTGATAATAGTATTGCAACGGAAGACAGAATAGGTGTTAAAATACCAACAGGAAAATTAAAACTACTTAGAGAATCAGGCTTGGGCAGATTGTTATTTAAATCAAGTGGAAATCCCTATGCTGAATTGCCGTTTGATGATGAAACTAAAGAACAATTGAGATTGCTTACGCTTAGAAACACTTATAATTACACTAACTTAAATGAAGTGGAACATATGTCTTCTAATTATAAAGGGGCTCTAAATTCAACTTTTCCAAAGGATCTCCCCCTTTTGCTCTTTGTTCAAGGGGATGATACTCTCTTAAAAGATTGGATATCATTGCATGAAGAGCAAGTCAAAAATTCCGTACAAGGAAAATTGGTAAAGCTTGATGCAGGACATTATCTGCACCATACCAAATCAAAAGAAATCGCCGAAAATTTTAAGACATTTATGAAAGAAATAAAATAA
- the lepB gene encoding signal peptidase I — translation MLKFIKQYLPSVAIAVVISLFVRTYVAEAMKVPTGSMIPTIEINDRLIVEKMLWMTKLDHGDIVVFTPPVKGDENKRYVKRLIGLPGDTIEVKEGALYRNGTEINEPYLNERMDYAFGPVTVPADHYFFLGDNRNISYDAHLWATPFVAKDQLIGKVIADFSIPF, via the coding sequence ATGTTGAAATTTATCAAACAATATTTGCCTAGTGTTGCTATCGCAGTGGTTATTTCTTTGTTTGTAAGAACTTATGTTGCTGAAGCCATGAAGGTTCCTACTGGCTCTATGATCCCTACAATTGAAATTAATGACCGTCTAATTGTTGAAAAAATGTTATGGATGACCAAACTTGATCATGGAGATATCGTTGTGTTTACGCCACCTGTAAAAGGTGATGAGAATAAAAGATACGTAAAACGGTTGATAGGGCTGCCGGGTGATACCATTGAAGTTAAAGAGGGAGCACTTTACAGAAACGGAACGGAGATCAATGAACCCTATCTTAATGAGCGGATGGACTATGCATTTGGACCCGTTACAGTTCCGGCGGATCATTACTTTTTTCTCGGAGATAACCGGAATATAAGCTATGATGCTCATCTCTGGGCTACTCCTTTTGTAGCGAAGGATCAGTTGATTGGAAAAGTGATAGCGGACTTTAGTATTCCTTTTTAG